From the genome of Colletotrichum destructivum chromosome 10, complete sequence, one region includes:
- a CDS encoding Putative TauD/TfdA-like domain, taurine dioxygenase TauD-like superfamily, whose product MATVTVARPVQPDIQYAPDYEKYQARVARRSQEPGLPKTLPEGLPAQFKSDLVWDGATLADEYDWTYVLQPEQLDELDAALAHFKSLGLSLGHINQETFPLPKLHAELRKLSYELHNGHGFFVVRGLRVDEHTREENIIIYAGLSSHIAPRRGRQDRQYDGRPADVVLTHIKDLTLTKEKGQIGSPAYTADKQVFHTDAGDIVSLFALSTAAEGGTSKLASIARVYNEIANTRPDLIHTLTQDWQFEVFGTPQKAFTSRPLVHYQPATDTTPERLAVQYARRYFVGYGALPRSEEIPPISEAQAEALDTLHYLGDKFAVNLDFQKGDIQYANNMAIFHARDGFTDTQEQQRHLLRQWLSDPEYAWETPAPLKERWAQLYEGVTPEAQVFPLEPFIRSEGNKSKGRS is encoded by the exons ATGGCCACCGTTACCGTCGCCCGACCTGTCCAGCCGGACATCCAGTATGCGCCAGACTACGAAAAGTATCAGGCCCGGGTCGCCCGTCGATCCCAGGAGCCAGGTCTCCCCAAGACGCTGCCCGAGGGCCTCCCCGCGCAGTTCAAGAGCGACCTGGTCTGGGACGGGGCCACGCTGGCCGACGAGTACGACTGGACGTACGTCCTCCAGCCAGAacagctcgacgagctcgacgccgcgctAGCCCACTTCAAGT CCCTGGGTCTGTCGCTTGGCCACATCAACCAGGAGACGTTTCCGCTGCCGAAGCTGCACGCCGAGCTCCGCAAGCTCTCCTACGAGCTGCACAACGGCcacggcttcttcgtcgtgcGCGGGctccgcgtcgacgagcacaCGCGGGAGGAGAACATCATCATCTACGCCGGCCTCTCGTCGCACATTGCGCCCCGGCGCGGCCGCCAGGACAGGCAGTACGACGGCAGGccggccgacgtcgtcctgaCGCACATCAAGGACCTGACGCTTACCAAGGAAAAGGGCCAGATCGGCAGCCCCGCGTACACGGCGGACAAGCAGGTCTTCCACACGGACGCCGGCGACATTGTCTCGCTGTTTGCgctgtcgacggcggccgagggcggcacgaGCAAGCTGGCGAGCATCGCGCGGGTGTACAACGAGATCGCCAACACCCGGCCGGATCTCATCCACACCCTCACCCAGGACTGGCAGTTTGAAGT ATTCGGCACTCCTCAGAAGGCCTTCACGTCGCGGCCTCTTGTGCATTACCAGCCCGCCACCGACACGACTCCCGAGCGCTTGGCCGTCCAATATGCGCGGCGGTACTTTGTCGGCTACGGCGCGCTCCCCCGAAGCGAGGAAATCCCACCCATCTCCGAGGCGCAGGCTGAGGCCCTCGACACGCTGCACTACCTCGGCGACAAGTTCGCGGTGAACCTGGACTTCCAGAAGGG CGACATCCAGTACGCCAATAACATGGCCATCTTCCACGCCCGAGACGGCTTCACCGACACCCAAGAGCAGCA GCGCCACCTGCTTAGACAATGGCTCAGCGACCCCGAGTACGCGTGGGAGACGCCAGCGCCGCTGAAAGAGAGGTGGGCTCAGCTGTACGAAGGCGTCACACCTGAAGCCCAAGTCTTCCCGCTCGAGCCCTTCATCCGCAGCGAAGGGAACAAGAGCAAGGGGCGGTCGTGA
- a CDS encoding Putative amino acid/polyamine transporter I translates to MVFSKFSSPFKTSGAGVHAVDVEASDSEHSIIRDGDLAYTLAKGGNGSRPAYQEAVGAPVEKHSPLGYHVGWLTVIFLNVNQMIGTGIFSTPASVLNGTGSVGLAFIYWTLGFLMALAGLSVYLELASYFPNRSGSEVVYLEQAYPRPKHFFPIAFAVQSVLLSFSSSNAIVLSRYLWRIAGKTPSPWELKGVAIAAYTFAVICVIAHNKYSLWATNIIGAIKIVTLVFISITGLVVLGGNLDHIPDPTANFRNSFEGTTDNGNDLATALVNVIFSYTGYSNAFNVVNEIKNPIPVLKRHATISVIVVSVLYMFCNVAYFAAVPKAEFRGAKEIAAAVFFTKVFGKGPAEQALNFLVLLSAFGNLLAVLIGSSRVIREIGRQGVLPWTEFWVNTKPFGTPIGPYLLKWVMTFIMIAAPPAGDAFQFVVSLKTYPDGIFHFAMAIGVYLIRTRRKRANLGRTEFKSWHVTVIFFILLQVYILAMPWWPPKGGPYAGNVSFWYATYCVVGIAVLIVCFLYYAVWMWMLPKWRGYRIRPEILDVSDNGANTHRLVQVPLSELAQWDAEHDDAGNLRRRHVVDSERSSKGDVDVGIVGDKGTTVRY, encoded by the exons ATGGTCTTCTCCAAgttctcgtcgccgttcAAGACGAGCGGCGCCGGGGTtcacgccgtcgacgtcgaggcgtCCGACTCGGAACACTCCATCATCCGCGACGGAGATCTCGCGTACACGCTCGCAAAGGGAGGCAATGGGTCGAGGCCCGCGTATCAGGAGGCGGTTGGGGCTCCTGTCGAGAAGCACTCGCCGCTGGGGTATCACGTAGGATGGCtcaccgtcatcttcttGAATGTCAACCAGATGATCGGCACCGGCATCTTTTCAACAC ccgcctccgtcctcaACGGCACCGGGTCCGTCGGCCTGGCCTTCATCTACTGGACTCTCGGTTTCCTGATGGCCCTCGCCGGACTCAGCGTGTACCTTGAACTCGCCAGTTACTTCCCGAACCGCAGCGGCTCCGAAGTCGTCTACCTCGAACAAGCATACCCTCGGCCAAAGCACTTCTTCCCCATTGCCTTTGCCGTGCAGTCTGTCTTGCTCTCTTTTAGCAGCAGTAACGCCATTG TTCTGTCCCGGTACCTCTGGAGAATCGCAGGGAAAACCCCGTCCCCTTGGGAGCTGAAAGGCGTTGCTATCGCCGCCTACACCTTCGCCGTCATCTGCGTCATCGCTCACAACAAGTACTCCCTCTGGGCCACCAACATCATTGGCGCCATCAAAATCGTcaccctcgtcttcatctccATCACCGGCCTCGTCGTACTCGGCGGCAACCTCGACCACATCCCCGACCCGACCGCCAACTTCCGAAACTCGTTCGAGGGCACCACGGACAACGGCAACGACCTGGCCACGGCCCTGGTCAACGTCATCTTCTCGTACACGGGCTACTCCAACGCGTTTAACGTGGTCAACGAGATCAAGAACCCGATCCCCGTGTTGAAGCGCCATGCGACCATCTCGGTCATTGTCGTCTCCGTGCTCTACATGTTCTGCAACGTTGCCTATTTCGCCGCAG TGCCCAAGGCCGAGTTCAGAGGTGCCAAGGAGattgctgccgccgtcttcttcaccaAGGTCTTTGGCAAGGGACCCGCCGAGCAAGCCCTCAACTTCTTGGTTCTTCTTAGTGCTTTTGGCAACCTGCTTGCCGTCTTGATCGGCTCTTCTCGCGTCATCCGTGAAATTGGCCG ACAAGGCGTGCTGCCCTGGACCGAGTTCTGGGTCAACACCAAGCCCTTCGGAACCCCCATCGGTCCCTACTTGCTCAAATGGGTCATGACCTTCATCATGATTGCTGCTCCACCCGCCGGAGACGCGTTCCAGTTTG TCGTCAGTTTGAAGACGTATCCTGACGGCATCTTCCACttcgccatggccatcggcGTCTACCTCATCCGTACCCGACGTAAGCGCGCCAACCTCGGCCGCACCGAGTTCAAGTCATGGCACGtcaccgtcatcttcttcatccttCTCCAGGTCTACATCCTCGCCATGCCCTGGTGGCCACCAAAAGGAGGCCCGTACGCCGGCAACGTCAGCTTCTGGTATGCGACGTACTGTGTCGTCGGTATCGCCGT CCTCATTGTCTGCTTCCTCTACTACGCCGTTTGGATGTGGATGTTGCCCAAGTGGCGCGGCTACAGAATCCGTcccgagatcctcgacgTCTCGGACAACGGCGCCAACACACATCGTCTGGTCCAAGTGCCGCTTTCTGAGCTGGCCCAGTGGGATGCCGAGCATGACGATGCTGGCAATCTGCGTCGCAGGCACGTCGTTGACTCGGAGAGGTCGTccaagggcgacgtcgacgtgggGATTGTCGGCGACAAAGGAACTACCGTGAGATACTGA
- a CDS encoding Putative leucine-rich repeat domain superfamily yields the protein MMTFVDLPVELLDRICVLLCPHCKPFTVRISKPSIDARPTSDDWERDRLHRTTLFNLCLTSKTLRRVAQPILFHRFLHHDNRHWQTPRTGLTLRLCELLRTIDESPRLAGLLRCVDINAFERNCTCCRRGSEPITPEQNGLVTRLASKTGLAFDSAELDLHDLPECLIQLLLASARNLSGLNLCAPRWWTFRSLALWASRSGQQTFLPGVKRMELAIDNHESDACLGPHDESCNHPTTSSSIERLLVDAAPNLKLLSCTAGALNSLPLLPALKWLEIHVHGSWEGMLPQLMKGLPRLTHLTFIARNKHCPTPNEIQNSLAGQRDTLEYLNLVQHRWMYQGWRPGREKYAMTSLADFTALKTINLDGYMIWPDRGGMTANQIFQADLELLPEFLPECVQQLHVDLSDNYGDESFRSLAEATTKGRFPQLDAVFWRSDGIRNLELAAADRSWTAGDEWKAVVPLHVARWMEDQGHNLAFPDWRALRLKVHPATPRRTGRIKS from the coding sequence ATGATGACCTTCGTTGACCTACCagttgagcttctcgaccggATTTGCGTCTTGCTGTGCCCTCACTGCAAACCATTCACAGTTAGGATATCGAAACCAAGCATCGACGCACGCCCGACATCGGACGACTGGGAACGTGACCGGCTTCACCGTACCACCCTCTTCAACTTGTGCTTGACATCGAAAACCCTTCGACGCGTGGCTCAGCCGATACTTTTTCATCGCTTCCTACACCACGACAACCGACACTGGCAAACCCCTCGAACTGGGCTGACCCTGCGTCTCTGCGAGCTGTTGCGAACCATTGACGAGAGTCCCAGGCTGGCTGGTCTGCTCAGGTGCGTCGACATCAACGCCTTTGAGCGCAACTGCACCTGTTGTCGTCGCGGTTCCGAACCGATCACCCCCGAGCAAAACGGATTGGTCACACGGCTGGCCAGCAAGACGGGCCTCGCTTTCGACTCCGCAGAGCTCGACTTGCATGACCTCCCCGAGTGCCTCATCCAGCTACTGCTGGCCTCGGCTCGGAATCTGTCGGGGCTGAACCTGTGCGCCCCTCGCTGGTGGACGTTCCGCTCCCTGGCACTATGGGCCTCTCGAAGCGGTCAACAGACGTTTTTGCCCGGAGTGAAACGAATGGAGCTGGCCATTGATAACCACGAGAGCGACGCATGCCTCGGGCCGCATGACGAGTCGTGTAACCATCcaacgacgtcgtcctcgatcGAGCGTCTTCTGGTTGACGCTGCGCCCAACCTCAAGCTCCTATCTTGTACTGCCGGTGCCCTGAACAGCCTGCCTCTGCTACCGGCGTTGAAGTGGCTGGAAATCCATGTCCACGGATCTTGGGAGGGAATGCTACCGCAGCTAATGAAAGGGTTGCCTCGTCTCACACACCTCACCTTCATCGCCAGAAACAAGCACTGCCCCACGCCAAATGAGATACAGAATTCTTTGGCGGGTCAACGCGATACTCTGGAGTACTTGAACTTAGTGCAACACAGGTGGATGTACCAGGGATGGAGGCCGGGCAGAGAAAAGTATGCCATGACATCCCTCGCCGACTTCACGGCCCTCAAGACCATTAACCTTGACGGGTACATGATCTGGCCTGACAGAGGTGGCATGACCGCCAACCAGATATTCCAAGCAGACCTGGAACTTCTCCCGGAGTTCCTACCCGAGTGCGTGCAGCAGCTACACGTCGACCTCTCGGACAACTATGGGGACGAGAGCTTCAGGTCGTTGGCTGAAGCCACGACAAAGGGGAGGTTCCCGCAGCTCGACGCTGTCTTCTGGCGGTCCGACGGCATCCGTAacctcgagctggccgccgccgacaggTCGTGGACCGCGGGCGACGAGTGGAAGGCGGTGGTCCCCTTGCATGTCGCGAGATGGATGGAAGATCAAGGCCACAATCTTGCGTTTCCCGACTGGCGAGCTTTGCGGCTCAAGGTACATCCTGCGACGCCGCGACGCACAGGAAGAATCAAATCGTAG
- a CDS encoding Putative alpha/beta hydrolase-1: MSKPTVLIVHGAWHTPAHYQPFVDVLEDKGYPCVVPKLPSGDTLTPASAPEDDIRLVRKIASDLTEQGKDIVVLAHSYGGTVSTEALSGLGIKDRAVSGKAGGVRLLVYLAAFIAAGEESLEDFAPPGMFPWLRLNEDKTVATLAPDASDLFYSDVPKAEHEKWASLWTATPAACSQYRTKSLAYKNIDTAYIHTEHDAVISAEAQRILVGRVKDLGVEIREESLPSGHFPSISMPKEFADLFIQLIGD; encoded by the exons ATGTCTAAGCCTACTGTGCTCATCGTTCACGGCGCTTGGCATACGCCCGCACACTATCAACCCTtcgtcgacgtgctcgaGGACAAGGGTTACCCGTGTGTTGTCCCTAAACTTCCGTCAGGAGACACCCTGACGCCAGCGAGCGCTCCTGAGGATGACATCCGTCTCGTGAGAAAGATAGCCTCAGACCTGACAGAGCAAGGCAAAGAtatcgtcgtcctcgcccactCTTACGGCGGAACAGTCTCGACAGAGGCTCTCAGCGGGCTCGGCATCAAAGACCGAGCCGTTTCCGGAAAGGCTGGCGGTGTCCGCTTGCTCGTATACCTtgccgccttcatcgccgccggggaAGAGTCGCTGGAAGATTTCGCGCCTCCGGGCATGTTCCCCTGGTTGCGCCTCAAC GAAGACAAAACTGTCGCCACTTTGGCTCCCGACGCCAGTGATCTGTTCTACTCAGACGTGCCCAAAGCAGAGCACGAGAAGTGGGCGAGCTTGTGGACAGCAACTCCCGCCGCGTGCTCACAGTATCGCACAAAAAGCTTGGCATACAAGAACATTGACACGGCATACATCCACACTGAGCACGATGCTGTGATCTCCGCGGAGGCGCAGCGCATCTTGGTCGGGAGGGTGAAGGACCTCGGGGTCGAGATCCGGGAGGAGAGCCTGCCGTCTGGCCATTTTCCTTCTATCAGCATGCCCAAGGAGTTTGCAGACCTTTTTATTCAACTGATCGGGGATTGA
- a CDS encoding Putative NmrA-like domain, NAD(P)-binding domain superfamily: MGVVAVAGGTGGVGKTVIEQLILSGKHEIYILGRTAPAEQVWDGPKFISVDYTNVASLAETLESHNVDTVISTIMLDETTEKAQLNLIEAAKRSDKTKRFIPSEFGAVNTPEFAKVESFAGPWVRAADALKASGLEYTRFVNGFFMDYWGMPHIKTHMPAFNFAFDIENCKAVIPGSGNEPLTLTYTVDVARFIVRALDVVDWPEFSIVSGSDLTLNEALAKVERVRGKKFDVTYDSEEKLKNNQATILSGYVGIPDDILQPLTSAFGRTIIQGYLAMPKENRISDKHPDIRPLTVDELLAKSWGAKSA, translated from the exons ATGggtgtcgtcgccgtggccggAGGAACCGGTGGAGTCGGAAAGACCGTCATCGAACAGCTGATTCTCAGTGGGAAGCATGAGATCTATATCCTCGGCCGCACT GCACCCGCCGAGCAAGTTTGGGATGGCCCCAAGTTCATCAGCGTGGACTACACCAACGTCGCCTCCCTTGCTGAGACCCTCGAGTCTCACAACGTCGACACCGTCATTAGCACCATCATGCTCGACGAGACCACCGAGAAGGCGCAGCTCAACCtgatcgaggccgccaagcgGTCCGACAAGACAAAACGCTTCATCCCCAGCGAGTTCGGGGCCGTCAACACGCCAGA GTTCGCCAAGGTTGAGTCGTTTGCCGGGCCATGGGttcgcgccgccgacgccctcaaggccTCCGGGTTGGAGTACACCCGGTTCGTCAACGGCTTCTTCATGGACTACTGGGGCATGCCTCACATCAAGACGCACATGCCGGCCTTCAATTTCGCCTTCGACATAGAGAATTGCAAAGCCGTCATTCCCGGATCCGGAAACGAGCCCCTGACCCTGACCTATACCGTTGATGTCGCCCGCTTCATCGTGCgggccctcgacgtcgtggATTGGCCCGAGTTCAGCATCGTCTCCGGCTCCGACCTCACCCTGAACGAGGCCCTGGCCAAGGTCGAGCGCGTCCGAG GCAAGAAATTCGACGTGACATACGAcagcgaggagaagctcaagaacAACCAGGCGACCATCTTGTCTGGATACGTGGGAATTCCGGACGATATTCTCCAGCCACTGACTAGTGCGTTTGGAAGAACAATCATCCAAGGCTACCTCGCCATGCCGAAGGAGAACAGGATCAGCGACAAGCACCCCGACATTCGTCCGTTGACTGTGGATGAGCTCCTGGCCAAGTCCTGGGGTGCAAAGAGCGCTTAG
- a CDS encoding Putative leucine-rich repeat domain superfamily — translation MCFRDVAKLTDLPVEILQKIFSELIVWASQTNAYLRPAQLMRSDCLRALASLSQTSRFLHHAVEPFLNKHIKLCHRSGTRRAIALLRHWHRHPAAAASLRTLTTCGMKTIDDNDPKPLAGEDAAFLDGLLRRYGLQVPDRWLDTTACVSMLIGMVLLHARNIRALDLNDDLKHFTALLPKNVVAAIRFDLLTSLRVRQFDPTPLENILPLLRLAPNLITVDLYQPEGGLGDGEVDWGNIHHLTLRGSLLPVDQLIRIIKACRNLRLFHYESNNVFVDQAVIRALLHHTSTLSSLQLVLGGRHTIMHENADIYPDAMALPSVSRFSELRSLCLSERYMGSDSRCVLSSLPSALEKLTVDDDMDALREVGTAGFEALAGRFRNGEYPQLREVTLGTFFRAEEHHYIIRKILTDVGLLCHVK, via the coding sequence ATGTGCTTTCGAGATGTGGCAAAACTTACTGACCTGCCGGTCGAGATCCTGCAAAAGATCTTTTCCGAGCTCATCGTATGGGCTTCCCAGACCAATGCCTATCTTCGCCCGGCACAACTGATGAGAAGCGATTGTCTGCGCGCGCTGGCATCCCTCTCGCAAACAAGTCGATTTCTGCATCACGCGGTTGAGCCTTTTCTCAACAAACATATCAAGCTTTGTCACCGTTCTGGAACCAGACGAGCCATCGCCTTACTCCGGCACTGGCATCGTCATCCCGCAGCCGCGGCGAGCTTACGGACGTTGACGACTTGCGGGATGAAGACCATCGAtgacaacgaccccaaaccCTTGGCGGGTGAAGATGCGGCCTTTTtggacggccttcttcgcagATACGGTCTTCAAGTTCCCGACAGGTGGCTCGACACTACGGCCTGTGTCTCAATGCTGATAGGAATGGTGCTGCTGCACGCCCGCAATATTCGAGCGCTGGACCTGAACGACGACCTCAAACACTTTACGGCTCTGCTTCCCAAGAACGTTGTTGCCGCAATACGCTTCGACTTACTCACAAGCCTTCGGGTGCGCCAGTTCGACCCTACGCCTCTGGAAAACATCTTGCCTCTCCTTCGGCTGGCACCCAACCTCATTACTGTCGATCTCTACCAGCCCGAGGGGGGTTTGGGCGACGGAGAGGTTGATTGGGGCAACATTCACCACCTCACCCTGCGCGGATCTCTCTTGCCGGTCGACCAACTCATCCGAATCATCAAGGCTTGCAGAAACCTGAGGCTCTTTCATTACGAGTCGAACAACGTATTCGTAGACCAAGCTGTGATCCGGGCTCTGTTGCATCACACTAGTACCCTCAGCTCGCTCCAGCTTGTGCTGGGGGGGAGACACACCATCATGCATGAAAATGCTGATATCTACCCCGACGCCATGGCACTGCCGTCAGTTTCCCGGTTCTCGGAGCTCCGCTCGCTCTGCTTGTCGGAAAGGTACATGGGCTCGGACTCGCGCTGCGTTCTGAGTTCGTTGCCTAGTGCTCTTGAGAAGTTGACGGTAGACGATGACATGGATGCGCTGCGTGAAGTGGGCACGGCTGGATTTGAGGCGCTGGCGGGTCGGTTCAGAAACGGGGAATACCCTCAGCTTAGGGAGGTGACACTGGGTACGTTTTTCAGGGCGGAAGAGCACCACTATATTATCCGGAAGATTCTTACAGATGTTGGCCTCTTGTGCCATGTGAAATAG
- a CDS encoding Putative cytochrome P450: MKNTKTRKAYSSRPTTSNAIITSARHTPHKNQHILFKAPVISLQSKIQRNRSIANFSIFQPSSLQHRLQLRAGPNSRLLKAFDIRNSFTTTDVDKHTDFLRLSFHTIKSADGAVCRKVWRLANETIEKLVPQLRNSGRREVRIERIARILCLDAVLKLLFPKTRVRPFHIGHADKATKLVNVLWQDSKKSSSERGPVSRQRSLESLQEALRELVSVKQGDDEEEGEEDRESKVLGLIMPAYETLWRVVMLTYIHVAFRYIDTATRETVNKVVKSISQNSGAGARLDPTVVYFAREALRLYPPTKRIYRASLSAEETADVESMHHDERIWGPDAPEFRPNRFDKLTRDQEHAYMPFGVGKNACPAENGFGRKRVSFLGVVLVTRLGTRASGAGVRLGDDNLDVYVPSPVADWAKRCGEMGGESWISGVKLISYYIR, from the exons ATGAAAAACACCAAGACTCGGAAGGCGTACTCAAGCAGACCTACTACTAGTAACGCTATCATCACCAGTGCCCGCCACACACCCCACAAGAACCAGCACATTCT GTTCAAGGCTCCAGTTATTTCGCTCCAGAGCAAGATCCAACGCAACCGAAGCATCGCCAACTTTAGCATCTTCCAACCAAGCTCGCTTCAACACCGACTGCAACTCCGCGCAGGCCCAAACAGTCGCCTGCTCAAGGCCTTTGACATCCGCAACTCATTTACAACCACAGACGTGGACAAGCATACCGACTTCCTCCGACTCTCGTTCCACACCATCAAGAGCGCCGATGGAGCAGTGTGCCGCAAGGTTTGGAGACTGGCCAACGAAACGATCGAGAAACTGGTGCCGCAATTGCGCAACAGCGGCCGGCGCGAAGTGAGAATAGAGCGCATCGCCCGCATCTTGTGCCTCGATGCTGTCCTCAAACTTCTCTTTCCGAAAACACGGGTACGGCCCTTCCACATCGGTCATGCGGACAAGGCTACGAAGCTCGTCAACGTCCTTTGGCAAGATTCAAAGAAGTCGTCGAGCGAGCGGGGGCCGGTATCTCGGCAGAGATCACTGGAATCGTTGCAAGAGGCACTTCGCGAGCTGGTGTCTGTCAAGCaaggcgatgatgaagaagaaggcgaagaagacaGAGAAAGCAAGGTTCTGGGACTGATTATGCCGGCATACGAGACACTTTGGCGCGTCGTGATGCTGACTTACATCCACGTAGCCTTCCGCTACATTGATACTGCAACAAGAGAAACGGTCAATAAGGTCGTGAAGAGCATATCTCAGAATAGCGGTGCAGGAGCGCGACTAGATCCGACCGTCGTCTACTTTGCGCGG GAAGCTCTCCGCTTATACCCGCCGACAAAACGCATCTATCGAGCCTCGCTCTCGGCTGAGGAGACGGCCGACGTCGAGTCCATGCACCACGACGAGCGGATCTGGGGCCCCGACGCCCCCGAATTCCGGCCGAACCGCTTCGATAAGCTGACAAGAGACCAAGAGCACGCGTACATGCCTTTCGGCGTGGGCAAAAACGCGTGTCCAGCCGAGAACGGCTTCGGCAGGAAGAGGGTTTCGTTCTTGGGTGTCGTGCTTGTCACTCGACTCGGCACGAGAGCGTCGGGGGCGGGAGTTCGGCTGGGGGACGACAATTTGGACGTTTATGTCCCGAGCCCCGTTGCCGACTGGGCAAAACGATGCGGAGAAATGGGTGGTGAGTCTTGGATCTCGGGAGTAAAG CTGATCAGCTACTACATCAGATAA